Proteins encoded together in one Flavobacterium keumense window:
- a CDS encoding NADP-dependent malic enzyme: MDKNNKKSEALLYHSKPQPGKIQVLPTKKYATQRDLSLAYSPGVAEPCLEIAKDINDVYKYTTKGNLVAVISNGTAVLGLGDIGPEASKPVMEGKGLLFKIFAGIDVFDIEVDTKNVEEFIQTVKNIAPTFGGINLEDIKAPESFEIERRLVDELNIPVMHDDQHGTAIISSAALINALELAGKKAEDMKMVVSGAGSAALACADLYILLGVKLENILMFNSKGLLTKDNPSLSSLQQKYAKDMPQMTLAEALVGADIFLGLSSGDIMSPEMLLTMADNPIVFAMANPIPEIDYNLAIATRKDVIMATGRSDFPNQVNNVLGFPYIFRGALDVRATKINEAMKMAAVRALAALAKEHVPEQVNIAYGVTKLTFGREYIIPSPFDPRLITVVAPAVAKAAMDSGVALNPITDWNEYEESLLERLGHDNKMVRLITNRAKRDPKRIVFAEADHLDVLKAAQIVHEEGIGYPILLGDKEVILELKNEIGFDADVTIIDTKIAEEEERRNRFANAYWKTRQRRGISLLDAQKLMRERNYFAAMMVNEGEADALVSGHSRSYPSVVKPMLQLIDKAPGVSIVATTNMMMTARGPMFLSDTAININPSADDLAKIAVMTAKTARMFGIEPVIAMVSFSNFGSSTNEGAAKVREAVAYLHKNHPDLIVDGEIQADFALNQEMLEKKFPFSKLAGKKVNTLIFPNLESANITYKLLKELNSVESIGPIMLGMGKPVHIFQLGASVEEMVNMAAIAVIDAQEKQKNN, encoded by the coding sequence ATGGATAAAAATAATAAAAAAAGTGAGGCTTTATTATATCATTCAAAACCCCAGCCAGGTAAAATTCAAGTACTTCCAACTAAAAAATACGCTACACAAAGAGATTTGTCTTTAGCCTATTCTCCTGGTGTAGCCGAACCTTGTTTGGAAATTGCAAAAGACATTAATGATGTCTATAAATATACTACAAAAGGGAATTTAGTTGCAGTAATTTCAAACGGTACCGCTGTTTTAGGATTAGGAGATATCGGTCCTGAAGCTTCTAAGCCAGTGATGGAAGGTAAAGGTTTGTTGTTTAAAATTTTTGCTGGAATTGATGTGTTTGATATTGAGGTGGACACCAAAAATGTAGAAGAATTTATTCAAACCGTTAAAAATATTGCACCCACTTTTGGAGGAATCAATTTAGAAGATATCAAAGCACCAGAATCATTTGAGATTGAGCGTCGTTTGGTTGATGAATTGAATATTCCAGTAATGCATGATGATCAACATGGAACGGCAATTATTTCTTCAGCAGCGCTTATTAATGCCTTAGAATTAGCAGGCAAGAAAGCCGAAGACATGAAAATGGTGGTTTCTGGTGCTGGTTCTGCCGCCTTGGCTTGTGCCGATTTATACATTTTATTAGGAGTAAAATTAGAAAATATATTGATGTTTAATAGTAAAGGTTTGTTAACCAAAGACAATCCTTCGTTATCATCATTACAACAAAAATATGCTAAGGATATGCCACAGATGACATTGGCAGAGGCTTTAGTAGGGGCAGACATCTTCTTAGGATTATCGTCGGGAGATATTATGTCGCCTGAGATGTTATTAACAATGGCAGATAATCCAATTGTTTTTGCTATGGCAAATCCAATTCCAGAAATTGATTATAATCTAGCTATTGCTACCCGAAAAGATGTGATCATGGCAACAGGAAGATCTGATTTCCCTAATCAGGTGAATAATGTACTTGGGTTTCCATATATTTTTAGAGGTGCATTAGATGTTCGCGCTACTAAAATTAACGAAGCGATGAAAATGGCTGCGGTTAGAGCTTTGGCTGCCTTGGCAAAAGAACATGTGCCAGAACAAGTAAACATAGCTTACGGAGTGACTAAATTGACTTTTGGTAGAGAATACATTATTCCTTCGCCATTTGATCCAAGATTAATCACTGTGGTGGCACCTGCTGTAGCTAAAGCAGCTATGGATTCAGGAGTGGCATTAAATCCAATTACCGATTGGAATGAATATGAAGAATCGCTTTTAGAGCGTTTGGGACACGACAATAAAATGGTTCGCTTAATTACCAATAGAGCCAAAAGAGATCCGAAACGTATTGTTTTTGCTGAAGCAGATCATTTAGATGTATTGAAAGCAGCTCAAATTGTTCACGAAGAAGGAATTGGTTATCCAATTCTGTTAGGGGATAAGGAAGTAATTTTAGAATTAAAAAATGAAATAGGCTTTGATGCAGATGTCACTATTATTGATACTAAAATTGCCGAGGAAGAAGAGAGACGAAATCGATTTGCAAATGCGTATTGGAAAACAAGACAAAGACGAGGAATTTCGTTGTTAGACGCTCAAAAATTAATGAGAGAAAGAAATTATTTTGCTGCTATGATGGTGAATGAAGGAGAGGCCGATGCTTTGGTTTCTGGACACTCGAGAAGTTATCCTTCGGTGGTAAAACCAATGTTACAATTAATAGATAAAGCGCCAGGAGTTTCTATTGTGGCTACTACTAATATGATGATGACGGCTCGTGGACCAATGTTTTTGTCAGACACAGCAATTAATATTAATCCGTCTGCAGATGACTTAGCCAAAATTGCTGTTATGACTGCCAAAACGGCAAGAATGTTTGGAATTGAACCTGTAATTGCTATGGTGTCATTCTCTAATTTTGGGTCATCAACCAATGAAGGTGCAGCAAAAGTGAGAGAAGCAGTGGCGTATTTGCATAAAAATCATCCCGATTTGATAGTAGATGGAGAAATTCAAGCTGATTTTGCTTTAAATCAAGAGATGCTGGAGAAAAAATTTCCATTTTCTAAATTGGCGGGTAAAAAAGTAAACACCTTAATTTTTCCTAATTTAGAGTCGGCCAATATAACTTATAAATTATTGAAAGAGTTGAATAGTGTAGAGTCTATTGGGCCAATTATGTTGGGAATGGGTAAGCCAGTTCATATCTTTCAATTAGGAGCTAGTGTAGAAGAAATGGTTAACATGGCTGCTATTGCAGTGATTGACGCTCAAGAAAAACAAAAAAACAATTAA
- a CDS encoding CBS domain-containing protein: MTVNQILNAKGKEVYSVLSSHTVYEALTVMSEKNIGAILVIEDAILKGILSERDYARKIVLKDKSSKETLVKEIMVSEVICVKPSDTLEYCMELMNTKKIRHLPVLEEDKVIGIISISDVVKAIIEIQKDTINHLNSYITQ; encoded by the coding sequence ATGACTGTAAACCAAATCCTAAATGCTAAAGGAAAGGAAGTCTATTCTGTCCTTTCATCTCATACAGTGTATGAAGCATTAACTGTAATGAGTGAAAAAAATATAGGTGCAATTCTCGTAATTGAAGATGCCATTTTAAAAGGAATTCTTTCAGAGAGAGATTACGCCCGTAAAATCGTTTTGAAAGATAAATCATCTAAAGAGACCTTAGTTAAAGAAATTATGGTAAGTGAGGTAATCTGTGTCAAACCATCCGATACTTTAGAGTATTGTATGGAGTTGATGAATACCAAAAAAATAAGACATTTGCCTGTTTTAGAAGAAGATAAGGTAATTGGGATTATTTCAATTAGTGATGTTGTAAAAGCTATTATTGAGATTCAAAAAGATACGATTAATCATCTAAATTCGTATATAACACAATAA
- the ruvA gene encoding Holliday junction branch migration protein RuvA — MIAHIQGKLVEKTPTEVVIDCGGVGYQINISLHTYSLLPNSDQIKLFTYLQVKEDAHTLFGFVEKSEREIFKMLLSVSGIGASIARTMLSSLEPKQIIQAIASGDVGTIQSIKGIGNKTAQRVILDLKEKVIKLYDLDEVSMVQNNTNRDEALSALEVLGFVRKSSEKIVEKIIKEDPDASVETIIKRALKSL, encoded by the coding sequence ATGATAGCACATATTCAAGGAAAATTAGTAGAGAAAACACCCACCGAAGTTGTAATTGATTGCGGTGGAGTTGGATACCAAATTAATATTTCGTTACATACTTATTCTTTACTTCCGAATTCAGATCAAATTAAATTATTTACATATCTTCAAGTAAAGGAAGATGCGCATACTTTATTTGGATTTGTTGAAAAATCAGAAAGAGAAATTTTTAAAATGCTTTTGTCGGTTTCTGGAATCGGGGCAAGTATAGCTAGAACGATGCTTTCGTCATTAGAACCCAAACAAATAATTCAAGCAATAGCTTCAGGGGATGTAGGGACCATTCAATCCATAAAAGGAATCGGAAATAAAACAGCTCAAAGGGTTATTCTGGATTTAAAAGAGAAAGTCATTAAATTATATGATTTAGATGAAGTTTCTATGGTGCAGAACAATACAAATCGTGATGAAGCGTTATCTGCTTTGGAGGTATTGGGGTTTGTTCGTAAATCTTCTGAAAAAATAGTCGAAAAGATTATCAAGGAAGATCCAGATGCTTCTGTAGAGACCATTATAAAAAGAGCATTAAAAAGTTTGTAA
- the sprA gene encoding cell surface protein SprA produces MNKICQLLLILFSTYVVQAQGTSVAQDTIPKGYSTGKIAIKNPKSILSGYTYDPVTDRYVYTNSVEGFTIDYPIILTPREYENLVLKESMRNYFRKKLDAVDGKKQGADAAKKDLLPKYYIKSGLFETIFGGNTIDVKPTGSIEMDLGMRYTKQDNPSFSLRNRTNTTFDFNQRISLGLTGKVGKRLNVNANYDTQSTFSFQNLIKLSYDPKYSASEDAIIQDIEIGNVSMPLNSTLIRGAQSLFGVKTKLQFGKTTVTGVFSEQKSKTKSVVAEGGGTVQNFDIFALDYDSDRHFFLSQYFRNKYDTALKNYPFIDSRVQITRLEVWVTNRQNRITTTNNNIRNIIAIQDLGESQLSGLTDGEVVVLSPSTGMFSQPADSPSDNTNNKFNPDLIKLGTGLLNPNIREMVTAKSGFNVSVSEGQDYSKLENARKLNPNEYTFHPQLGYISLQQKLANDEVLAVAYQYTIGEKVYQVGEFGNDGVDATVVTGNTPSTQAVITQSLILKMLKSNLTNVKNPVWNLMMKNIYQIPGAYQLKKEDFRFNILYTDPSPLNYITPVSGSPFPVNPTPDNKVAETPLLKVFNLDKLNYNNDPQVGGDGFFDFMPGLTIDAQNGRIIFTVKEPFGELLFSKLTNQGSGERYSDVDTYNPNQKKYVFRNMYRNTQSGALQDSEKNKFLLRGKYKSSTGDGIPIGAFNVPQGSVRVTAAGRVLVEGIDYSVNYQLGRVQILDPSLQASNTPIEVSLENNSIFGQQTRRFMGVNVEHKISDKFLIGATFLKMTERPFTQKSSFGQESVNNTIFGFNTAFSSEVPFLTRLANKLPNIDTDVASNLSVKGEIAFLKPGTPKADQFQGESTIYVDDFEGSQSTIDMRSPLAWSLSSTPVNDTESRYDFNESSNDLAYGFKRAKLAWYSIDPLFYTQKPGGITSDDLSLNATRRIFSKELYPLTDIAQGQSQVVNTLDLSYYPSERGPYNNNPTFSSNPRGNFGGIMRAINATNFEQGNVEYIQFWVLDPYVGQGAAPLSNSGKIYFNLGEISEDVLKDGRKQYENGLGTDQILVNPRPIWGNVPASQSLIYTFDGNATNRNNQDVGLDGLKNDDEAATYSNFSTETDPAADDYMFYLNTTGSVLDRYKNYNGTDGNSAVSVDTPNRGSTTMPDVEDINRDNTMNTINAYYEYSIDMMPNMAIGQNYITDIRNTQVELPNGSTTEARWIQFKIPVSQPQNTIGSITDFRSIRFMRMFMTGFSSPVTLRFGSLDLVRGEWRRYANTLDFRDTNSDDDRTDLDVLAVNIQQNNERCPINYITPPGVVREQLYNNNTVINQDEQSLSLRVSGDGLESGDSRAVFKNVSVDMRQFNKLKMFLHAESLPNEIAIRDNQMIGFIRFGNDFTQNFYQIEIPLKVTLPSSSANSGCSPLSPEIVWPEENQIDLALELLTQLKIKSMGVDPTTLPIDGIYYQNEDELNPKLANKTNKLRLGIKGNPNFGLVRTLMVGVKSNEASRRIKGEVWFNELRLADMDNKGGMAAILNVDSNMADFATVSASGKKSTIGFGALEQGPNERSREDIQQYNIVTNFSLGKLLPKKWGVNLPFNYGVAEEVITPEYDPFNQDIRLNQLLDNTTDASKKANIRNRAIDYTKRTSINFIGVRKERAPQQKPHIYDIENFTFSQSINEVKRHDFEIEDYSDQKVSSSVDFAYTFNSKAIEPFKKVSFMKKSNYWKLLQDFNFNFLPASVTFNTDIVRQYNRQQFRQVDGVEGIGLDALYRRNYAFNYQYGFNYNLSKSLKLNYAASSGNIVKSYLNPDNTSKEGLTVWDDYWNIGTPNQHQQQVVLNYELPINKIPLFSFVKANYSYTADYSWQRASEALSKIDIGGTTYNLGNTIQNANSNNVNATLNMETLYRYLGLTKSKQQNNFKPSKSVVPKPGEKVVKTNMQQNQSNLFLDGVMGVLTSVKNIQMNYTYNSGTVLPGYTPSIGFLGTSKPTLGFIFGSQDDVRYEAAKQGWLTNYPEFNQNFTQVKNKIFKASANLDVFPDLKVDLNLDRSYSENFSEQYDVANGVYNSRSPYSSGIFSISTVLIKTSFLSSNANSSVAFDDFRQNRLVVANRLALQRGIDITNPANIDGDGFPVGFGKNNQAVLLPAFLAAYSGSNAASASLGIFRSLPLPNWSLRYNGFMRYEFFKKNFKRVSLQHNYRASYTINAFRSNFEFDKDPNGVDKNGNYYNSTIMSNVNLVEQFSPLVRMDMELKNSLKVLTEIKKDRALSMSFDNNLLTEVKGIEYVVGLGYRFKDVIFSSRLADSPTGIIKSDINVKADLSLRDNKTIVRYLDYNKNQLAAGQNIWTLKVTADYSLSKNLTAIFYYDHSFSKAVISTTFPLTNIRSGFTLRYNFGN; encoded by the coding sequence ATGAATAAAATTTGTCAGCTATTGCTAATTTTATTTTCTACTTATGTAGTTCAAGCTCAAGGTACATCTGTTGCTCAAGATACGATACCAAAAGGATACTCGACAGGAAAAATTGCGATTAAAAATCCAAAGAGTATTTTATCTGGTTATACTTATGATCCGGTTACTGATCGATATGTTTATACTAATTCTGTTGAAGGTTTTACAATTGATTACCCCATAATCTTAACTCCAAGAGAATATGAAAACTTAGTATTGAAGGAGTCAATGCGTAATTATTTTAGGAAAAAATTAGATGCAGTAGATGGTAAAAAACAAGGTGCTGATGCAGCTAAAAAAGATTTATTACCTAAATATTATATTAAGTCAGGTTTGTTTGAAACTATTTTCGGAGGCAATACTATTGATGTAAAACCTACGGGTTCCATTGAGATGGATTTAGGGATGCGTTATACAAAGCAAGACAATCCTTCTTTTTCATTACGTAATCGGACGAATACCACTTTTGACTTTAATCAGAGAATAAGTCTTGGCTTAACAGGTAAGGTAGGTAAGAGATTGAATGTTAATGCTAATTATGATACACAATCTACGTTTTCTTTTCAAAATTTAATAAAACTATCTTACGATCCTAAGTATAGTGCTAGTGAAGATGCAATCATTCAAGATATTGAGATTGGTAATGTTAGTATGCCTTTAAACAGTACTTTAATTCGAGGTGCACAAAGTTTATTTGGGGTAAAAACTAAATTACAATTTGGTAAAACAACTGTAACAGGTGTGTTCTCTGAACAAAAATCTAAAACCAAAAGTGTTGTTGCTGAAGGAGGAGGTACAGTTCAAAATTTTGACATTTTTGCATTGGATTATGATAGTGATCGCCATTTCTTTTTATCGCAATATTTTAGAAATAAATATGATACAGCTTTAAAAAATTATCCATTTATAGATAGTAGGGTTCAAATAACAAGGCTTGAAGTATGGGTAACCAATAGACAGAATCGCATTACAACAACCAATAATAATATTAGGAATATTATTGCTATTCAAGATTTAGGAGAGAGTCAGCTGTCAGGGTTAACTGATGGCGAAGTAGTTGTATTAAGTCCTTCAACAGGAATGTTTAGTCAGCCGGCAGATTCTCCATCAGATAATACCAATAATAAATTCAATCCTGATTTGATTAAATTAGGAACAGGATTATTGAATCCCAATATTCGAGAGATGGTTACAGCCAAGTCAGGGTTTAACGTTTCTGTTAGTGAAGGTCAAGATTATTCTAAACTAGAAAACGCTCGTAAGCTGAACCCTAATGAGTACACTTTTCATCCTCAATTAGGGTATATTTCGCTTCAGCAAAAATTAGCCAACGATGAGGTTCTTGCAGTTGCCTATCAGTATACAATTGGAGAAAAAGTTTATCAAGTAGGAGAATTTGGTAATGATGGAGTTGATGCAACAGTAGTTACAGGAAACACGCCTTCAACTCAGGCAGTAATTACTCAAAGTTTAATTTTGAAAATGCTTAAAAGTAATTTAACAAATGTCAAAAATCCTGTTTGGAATTTGATGATGAAAAATATTTATCAAATTCCTGGAGCATACCAGCTTAAAAAAGAAGATTTTAGGTTTAACATTTTATATACTGATCCCTCTCCATTAAATTATATCACACCTGTATCAGGAAGCCCTTTCCCTGTGAATCCAACTCCGGATAACAAAGTGGCAGAAACACCATTGTTAAAGGTGTTTAATTTAGATAAATTAAATTATAATAATGACCCACAAGTAGGAGGTGATGGTTTTTTTGATTTTATGCCTGGCTTAACTATTGACGCTCAAAATGGCCGAATTATATTCACAGTTAAGGAGCCTTTTGGAGAATTACTTTTTTCAAAATTAACGAATCAAGGTTCTGGTGAGAGATATAGTGATGTGGATACATATAATCCAAATCAAAAAAAATATGTATTTAGAAATATGTATCGAAATACTCAATCTGGAGCATTACAGGATAGTGAAAAAAATAAATTCTTATTAAGAGGAAAATACAAATCATCTACTGGCGATGGAATTCCTATAGGAGCCTTTAATGTACCTCAAGGTTCTGTTAGAGTTACTGCGGCAGGCAGAGTATTGGTTGAGGGCATTGATTATAGTGTGAATTATCAATTAGGACGAGTTCAAATTTTAGATCCTTCATTACAAGCCTCTAACACTCCTATAGAAGTTTCATTGGAAAATAATTCCATCTTTGGACAGCAAACCAGAAGGTTTATGGGAGTAAATGTAGAACATAAAATTTCGGATAAATTTTTAATTGGAGCTACATTCTTAAAAATGACCGAAAGGCCTTTTACTCAAAAGTCAAGTTTTGGACAAGAGTCTGTGAATAATACAATTTTTGGATTCAATACCGCTTTCTCATCTGAAGTGCCTTTTTTAACTCGTTTAGCAAATAAATTACCTAATATAGATACCGATGTTGCCTCTAATCTTTCAGTAAAAGGTGAGATTGCATTTTTAAAACCAGGTACTCCAAAAGCAGATCAATTTCAAGGAGAATCAACAATTTATGTAGATGATTTTGAAGGTTCACAATCAACTATTGATATGCGATCTCCCTTGGCTTGGAGTTTGTCTTCTACTCCTGTTAATGATACAGAAAGCAGGTATGATTTTAATGAAAGTTCAAATGATTTGGCCTATGGATTTAAAAGAGCGAAGTTAGCTTGGTATTCTATAGATCCTCTATTTTATACTCAAAAACCAGGCGGAATTACTTCGGATGATCTTTCTCTAAATGCTACTCGAAGAATTTTTAGTAAAGAATTATACCCTTTGACAGATATTGCACAAGGACAATCTCAAGTAGTAAACACCTTAGATTTAAGTTATTATCCTTCCGAAAGAGGTCCCTATAACAACAATCCTACTTTTTCTTCTAATCCGAGAGGGAATTTTGGGGGCATCATGCGTGCTATTAATGCTACTAATTTTGAACAAGGAAACGTTGAATACATTCAGTTTTGGGTATTGGATCCCTATGTTGGTCAAGGAGCGGCTCCATTGTCTAATTCAGGAAAAATCTATTTCAATCTTGGAGAAATTTCAGAAGATGTATTAAAGGATGGTAGAAAACAATATGAAAATGGATTAGGAACAGATCAAATTTTAGTAAATCCAAGACCTATTTGGGGTAATGTTCCAGCCTCTCAATCGCTTATTTATACTTTTGATGGGAATGCTACTAATAGAAACAATCAAGACGTTGGTTTAGATGGTTTAAAAAACGATGATGAAGCAGCAACCTACTCTAATTTTTCTACAGAAACTGACCCGGCGGCAGATGATTATATGTTTTATCTTAATACAACAGGAAGTGTATTAGATAGATATAAAAATTATAATGGAACAGATGGGAACTCAGCAGTTTCAGTAGATACACCTAATAGAGGATCTACTACAATGCCAGATGTTGAAGATATCAATAGAGATAACACAATGAATACCATTAATGCGTATTATGAGTACAGTATTGATATGATGCCTAATATGGCAATAGGACAAAATTACATCACTGATATTCGAAATACTCAAGTGGAGTTGCCAAATGGATCAACTACCGAGGCACGTTGGATACAGTTTAAAATACCTGTATCTCAACCTCAAAACACGATAGGTTCTATTACGGATTTTCGTTCTATTCGTTTTATGAGAATGTTCATGACTGGCTTTTCTAGTCCTGTAACACTTCGTTTCGGATCATTGGATTTAGTTAGAGGAGAATGGAGAAGGTATGCTAATACATTGGATTTTAGAGATACAAATAGTGATGATGATAGAACGGATTTGGATGTTTTGGCAGTAAACATTCAACAAAACAATGAAAGATGCCCTATCAACTATATTACACCTCCAGGAGTGGTTCGTGAGCAGTTATATAATAACAATACTGTAATAAATCAAGATGAACAATCACTTTCTTTAAGAGTTTCAGGTGATGGATTAGAGTCAGGAGATTCAAGAGCAGTGTTTAAAAATGTGAGTGTAGACATGCGTCAATTTAATAAATTGAAGATGTTTTTGCATGCAGAGTCTTTACCTAACGAAATTGCTATTCGCGATAATCAAATGATAGGATTTATTCGTTTTGGAAATGATTTTACTCAGAATTTTTATCAAATAGAAATTCCTTTAAAGGTTACTTTACCTTCCTCTTCGGCTAATTCAGGTTGTTCGCCATTAAGCCCAGAAATAGTTTGGCCTGAAGAGAATCAGATAGATTTAGCTTTAGAATTGCTAACTCAATTAAAAATTAAGTCAATGGGCGTTGATCCTACAACACTTCCTATAGATGGGATTTATTATCAAAACGAAGATGAATTAAATCCAAAGTTGGCTAATAAGACCAATAAGTTGCGATTAGGAATAAAGGGAAATCCTAATTTTGGGTTAGTAAGAACCTTGATGGTGGGGGTAAAAAGTAATGAAGCTTCAAGGCGAATTAAAGGAGAAGTTTGGTTTAATGAGCTTCGACTGGCAGATATGGATAATAAAGGAGGTATGGCTGCTATTTTGAATGTAGATTCAAATATGGCTGATTTTGCTACAGTTTCGGCCTCAGGTAAAAAAAGTACTATCGGGTTTGGGGCTTTAGAACAGGGTCCAAACGAGAGAAGCAGAGAGGATATTCAACAATACAATATTGTAACTAATTTTAGTTTAGGAAAGTTATTACCAAAGAAATGGGGAGTTAACTTACCTTTTAATTACGGTGTTGCAGAAGAAGTCATTACTCCTGAATACGATCCTTTCAATCAAGATATTAGGTTAAATCAGCTTTTAGATAATACTACAGATGCTTCAAAAAAAGCAAATATTCGTAATAGAGCGATTGATTACACAAAACGTACGAGCATCAATTTTATAGGAGTTCGAAAAGAAAGGGCCCCTCAGCAAAAACCACACATTTATGATATCGAAAATTTTACATTTTCTCAATCAATTAATGAGGTAAAACGACATGATTTTGAAATTGAAGATTATTCAGATCAAAAAGTAAGTTCTTCTGTAGATTTTGCTTATACTTTTAATTCTAAAGCAATTGAGCCGTTTAAGAAAGTAAGTTTTATGAAAAAAAGTAATTATTGGAAATTACTTCAAGACTTTAATTTTAATTTTTTACCTGCTTCGGTTACCTTTAATACAGATATAGTTAGACAGTACAATCGTCAACAGTTTAGACAAGTAGATGGTGTAGAAGGAATAGGTTTAGACGCATTATATAGACGAAATTATGCCTTTAATTATCAGTATGGATTTAATTATAATTTATCCAAATCTTTAAAATTAAATTATGCAGCCTCTTCTGGGAATATTGTGAAAAGTTATTTGAATCCTGATAATACTTCAAAAGAAGGATTGACGGTTTGGGATGATTATTGGAATATTGGAACCCCAAACCAACATCAACAACAAGTTGTTCTTAATTACGAACTTCCAATTAACAAAATTCCTCTCTTTAGTTTTGTAAAAGCGAATTACTCCTATACTGCCGATTATAGTTGGCAACGTGCCTCAGAGGCATTATCAAAGATTGATATAGGAGGCACTACCTACAACTTAGGGAACACTATCCAAAATGCAAATTCCAATAATGTAAATGCTACATTGAATATGGAAACACTATATCGCTATTTGGGTTTGACTAAATCAAAGCAACAAAATAATTTTAAACCAAGCAAGAGTGTAGTTCCAAAACCAGGAGAAAAAGTGGTAAAAACGAACATGCAACAAAATCAATCTAATTTGTTTTTAGATGGTGTTATGGGGGTTTTAACAAGTGTAAAGAATATCCAAATGAATTATACGTATAATAGCGGAACAGTTTTGCCGGGGTATACGCCGAGTATAGGTTTTTTAGGAACCTCTAAGCCTACTTTAGGATTTATTTTTGGAAGTCAAGATGACGTGAGGTATGAAGCGGCAAAGCAGGGTTGGTTGACTAATTATCCAGAATTTAATCAAAATTTTACCCAAGTAAAAAACAAGATATTTAAAGCATCGGCTAATCTAGATGTATTTCCAGATTTAAAAGTTGATTTGAATTTAGACCGATCATACTCTGAAAATTTTTCGGAACAGTACGATGTTGCTAATGGAGTTTATAATTCTAGATCACCTTATTCATCAGGAATTTTTTCTATTTCTACCGTTTTAATTAAAACCTCATTTTTGTCTAGTAATGCAAATTCGTCTGTTGCATTTGATGATTTCAGACAAAATAGACTAGTTGTGGCTAATAGATTAGCTCTTCAGCGAGGTATAGATATAACTAATCCGGCGAATATTGATGGGGATGGTTTTCCAGTAGGTTTTGGAAAAAACAATCAGGCGGTTTTGTTACCAGCTTTCTTAGCGGCTTATTCAGGAAGTAATGCAGCAAGTGCTTCCTTGGGAATTTTTAGAAGCCTTCCTTTACCTAATTGGTCTTTGCGATATAATGGATTTATGCGGTATGAATTTTTTAAGAAAAATTTTAAGCGTGTTTCGTTACAACACAATTATAGGGCTTCGTATACAATTAACGCTTTTCGATCTAATTTTGAATTTGATAAAGATCCAAATGGAGTTGATAAAAATGGGAATTATTATAATTCCACTATTATGTCAAATGTTAATTTAGTAGAGCAATTTAGTCCATTGGTTCGTATGGATATGGAATTGAAAAATTCGTTAAAGGTTTTAACAGAAATCAAAAAAGATCGCGCTTTGTCGATGAGTTTTGATAATAATTTATTGACCGAAGTAAAAGGGATTGAATATGTAGTTGGACTAGGATATCGTTTCAAAGATGTTATTTTTTCTTCGCGATTAGCAGATAGTCCTACTGGAATTATCAAAAGTGATATTAATGTCAAAGCAGATTTGTCATTAAGAGATAACAAGACAATTGTACGATATTTGGATTATAATAAAAATCAATTAGCAGCAGGACAAAACATTTGGACTTTAAAAGTAACTGCGGATTATTCGTTAAGTAAGAATCTTACAGCGATATTTTATTATGACCATTCTTTTTCAAAAGCAGTTATTTCTACTACTTTTCCTTTAACGAATATTCGTTCAGGTTTTACTTTGAGGTATAATTTTGGAAATTAA